Proteins from one Catenuloplanes atrovinosus genomic window:
- a CDS encoding class I SAM-dependent methyltransferase, which produces MVMTAFWEKHYRGRRAGGRVNPLLAEIAAPLPAGTALDLGCGTGGDTIWLARRGWRVTAVDIAHTAIDRLLIHAAEAGLADRVVAEQHDLAVSFPGGTFDLVSAQYLHTPFTLDRAAVLRTAASALRPGGLLLVVDHGSTMPWSWNQDPDAVFPTPEEIAAGIGLDPEGWRVVRADMPRRRAVGPNGQTATVTDNVLVIQRSAG; this is translated from the coding sequence ATGGTCATGACGGCATTCTGGGAGAAGCACTACCGTGGCCGGCGCGCCGGCGGGCGGGTCAACCCGCTGCTCGCCGAGATCGCCGCGCCGCTGCCGGCCGGCACCGCGCTCGATCTCGGCTGCGGAACGGGCGGCGACACCATCTGGCTCGCCCGGCGCGGCTGGCGGGTCACCGCGGTCGACATCGCGCACACCGCGATCGACCGGCTGCTGATCCACGCGGCCGAGGCCGGGCTCGCGGACCGGGTGGTCGCGGAACAGCACGACCTGGCGGTCTCGTTCCCCGGCGGCACGTTCGACCTCGTCTCGGCGCAGTACCTCCACACACCGTTCACGCTGGACCGGGCGGCGGTGCTGCGCACCGCGGCATCGGCGTTGCGGCCCGGAGGGCTGCTGCTGGTCGTGGACCACGGCTCGACGATGCCGTGGTCGTGGAACCAGGACCCGGACGCGGTGTTCCCGACGCCGGAGGAGATCGCGGCGGGAATCGGACTGGACCCGGAGGGGTGGCGGGTGGTGCGCGCGGACATGCCGCGACGCCGGGCCGTCGGCCCGAACGGCCAGACGGCGACCGTCACGGACAACGTACTGGTGATCCAGCGGAGCGCGGGATGA
- a CDS encoding DinB family protein, with amino-acid sequence MLGFLDYLRNSVIEKVADVPEPEVRAPGVASGTNLLGLIKHLTAVERFYFLGEPIPNLRRTLRPTRTETVDGLIADYRRAIAEANEVIDGWTDLAAPAPRPPGRGLPPTRRWVLTHMIEETARHAGHADIIRERIDGSVGR; translated from the coding sequence TTGCTGGGGTTCCTGGACTACCTGCGGAACTCCGTGATCGAGAAGGTCGCGGACGTGCCGGAGCCGGAGGTGCGCGCACCGGGCGTGGCCTCCGGGACCAACCTGCTCGGGCTGATCAAGCACCTGACGGCGGTGGAGCGCTTCTACTTCCTCGGCGAGCCGATCCCGAACCTGCGCCGGACCCTGCGACCCACCCGGACCGAGACCGTCGACGGGCTGATCGCCGACTACCGGCGCGCGATCGCGGAGGCGAACGAGGTCATCGACGGGTGGACGGACCTGGCGGCTCCGGCGCCGCGACCGCCGGGCCGCGGCCTGCCACCGACGCGGCGATGGGTACTGACGCACATGATCGAGGAGACCGCCCGGCACGCCGGCCACGCCGACATCATCCGCGAACGGATCGACGGCTCGGTCGGGCGGTGA
- a CDS encoding ABC transporter permease, with protein sequence MKLALRQGRLETLQFLRSRESVVFTIGFPVIMLAIFAAIFGGTEIDGGVTLTQYFVTGMIATGLMTVSFQNLGIWIPIERDRGVLKRYRGTPMPAWVYFAGKVLMILVIGFGTTAVLLLISVPFFGLHLPSTPGRWLAFAWVSLLGITACTLLGIAISALARTSRSGSAVVTPIALILQFTSGVFLVFTSLPSWMQSIAAVFPLKWMCQGLRYAFLPDSFATQEPAGTWELDRVALVLAAWCIAGLILCLTTFRWTTPRER encoded by the coding sequence GTGAAGCTCGCACTCCGTCAGGGCCGCCTGGAGACCCTGCAGTTCCTCCGCAGCCGCGAGTCCGTGGTGTTCACCATCGGCTTCCCGGTCATCATGCTGGCCATCTTCGCCGCGATCTTCGGCGGCACCGAGATCGACGGCGGCGTCACGCTCACCCAGTACTTCGTGACCGGCATGATCGCCACCGGCCTGATGACGGTCAGCTTCCAGAACCTGGGCATCTGGATTCCGATCGAGCGCGACCGCGGCGTCCTCAAGCGCTACCGCGGCACGCCGATGCCGGCGTGGGTCTACTTCGCCGGCAAGGTCCTGATGATCCTCGTCATCGGGTTCGGTACGACCGCCGTGCTGCTCCTCATCTCCGTCCCCTTCTTCGGCCTGCACCTGCCCTCCACCCCGGGCCGCTGGCTGGCGTTCGCCTGGGTGTCGCTGCTCGGCATCACCGCCTGCACGCTGCTCGGCATCGCCATCTCCGCACTGGCCCGCACGTCCCGCAGCGGCTCCGCCGTGGTCACCCCGATCGCGCTGATTCTGCAGTTCACCTCCGGCGTCTTCCTGGTCTTCACCTCGCTGCCGTCCTGGATGCAGTCCATCGCCGCCGTCTTCCCCCTGAAGTGGATGTGCCAGGGCCTCCGCTACGCCTTCCTCCCCGACTCCTTCGCCACCCAGGAACCCGCCGGCACCTGGGAACTCGACCGCGTCGCCCTGGTCCTCGCCGCCTGGTGCATCGCCGGCCTCATCCTCTGCCTCACCACCTTCCGCTGGACCACCCCCCGCGAACGCTGA
- a CDS encoding FtsK/SpoIIIE domain-containing protein, with protein sequence MLVAARQDVAAARGLVRAAHAAAEESRIETRRRYEVIRGAHDTCLAALTDAHETARDEIYDVFHREVVARTGLLGRLASTCAPGPSGAPWPAWRPAATARAGLLRIGTIAVDEDAPVVPALIPLLDRAHLEITRDRDDGVGRHRGPSTADGLVAGLLLRALGGAPAGDLRLWVYDPDRLGGSLAAFAPLAAAGVLTFVGPGGLTAMLDELVEHVRRINETVLAGRYATLAERPGRRPEPWRVAVLLGDAVEPAPPQRAQLDRLVRTGVACGVHLIARDLPLAEHPDVERLHLTGREAFCDTAGVLPVRLDPPPPAEQTAAVCRELAASVTAEPPPARLTDLVPARFWQESSAAALTAPLGVGPDGAPIEVTLGDDPPHALIGGPSGSGKTNLIYAWLGALTTRYSPAELALYLLDFKEGVSFARFAPSPRDPSWLPHVRLAGVNVNDDREFGLALLRHLAEESRARARAAKRYEAGKLAELRAEDPDGHWPRIVAVIDEFQVLLGARDAVTTEAAALLEDLARRGRSQGIHLVLASQDVSGIEALWGRPGLVAQFTLRIALPKARRVLAETNLAADVIPRHHAVINADSGTPSANRIARLPDAGDRRAWQALQERLWHARAAGSPPPRLFDGDAVPTFPDAPPEHGAVLGELIDVRARPALMRMDRAPGRNLAVLGTRGEEAAAVLTSAARSLAASWPGARFSVACPDASLAPLIAPLRAALPAAAFHVGAAVPDLLAAVAEDLSGPHVLFGLALDAVVPSAGTHPRRGPIPPLSAMPAPGGGDPLRTILERGPERQVHVLGWWRSVARLRDALGGLAARFDAIGAWVALDVHGADLAPLTPSPGGPAWFPRPGRALCFDRATDRLPRVIVPYAVGAGS encoded by the coding sequence ATGCTGGTCGCGGCCCGCCAGGACGTGGCCGCCGCGCGCGGACTGGTGCGCGCGGCCCACGCGGCGGCCGAGGAGAGCAGGATCGAGACCCGCCGCCGGTACGAGGTGATCCGCGGCGCGCACGACACCTGCCTGGCGGCGCTCACCGACGCGCACGAGACCGCCCGGGACGAGATCTACGACGTGTTCCACCGCGAGGTCGTGGCGCGCACCGGCCTGCTCGGCCGGCTCGCGTCCACCTGCGCCCCGGGCCCGTCCGGCGCGCCCTGGCCCGCGTGGCGGCCGGCCGCCACCGCCCGCGCCGGCCTGCTGCGGATCGGCACCATCGCGGTGGACGAGGACGCGCCGGTGGTGCCGGCGCTGATCCCGCTGCTCGACCGCGCGCACCTGGAGATCACCCGCGACCGGGACGACGGCGTGGGCCGGCACCGTGGTCCGTCCACGGCGGACGGCCTGGTCGCCGGCCTGCTGCTGCGCGCGCTCGGCGGCGCGCCCGCCGGTGACCTGCGGCTCTGGGTCTACGATCCGGACCGGCTGGGCGGCAGCCTGGCCGCGTTCGCGCCGCTGGCCGCGGCCGGCGTGCTCACGTTCGTCGGGCCGGGCGGGCTGACCGCGATGCTGGACGAACTGGTCGAGCACGTCCGGCGGATCAACGAGACCGTGCTGGCCGGCCGGTACGCCACGCTGGCCGAGCGGCCCGGCCGGCGCCCGGAGCCGTGGCGGGTGGCGGTGCTGCTCGGCGACGCGGTGGAGCCGGCCCCGCCGCAGCGCGCGCAGTTGGACCGCCTGGTCCGTACCGGCGTCGCCTGCGGCGTGCACCTGATCGCGCGTGACCTGCCGCTGGCCGAGCACCCGGACGTGGAGCGCCTGCACCTGACCGGACGGGAGGCCTTCTGCGACACGGCCGGCGTGCTGCCGGTGCGGCTGGACCCGCCGCCGCCCGCGGAGCAGACCGCGGCCGTGTGCCGGGAACTGGCCGCGTCGGTGACCGCGGAGCCGCCGCCCGCGCGCCTGACCGACCTGGTCCCGGCGCGGTTCTGGCAGGAGAGCTCGGCCGCCGCGCTGACCGCGCCGCTGGGCGTGGGCCCGGACGGCGCGCCGATCGAGGTCACGCTGGGCGACGATCCGCCGCACGCGCTGATCGGCGGCCCGTCCGGGTCCGGCAAGACGAACCTGATCTACGCCTGGCTGGGCGCGCTGACCACCCGCTACTCCCCCGCCGAGCTGGCGCTCTACCTGCTGGATTTCAAGGAGGGGGTGTCGTTCGCCCGGTTCGCGCCGAGCCCGCGCGATCCGAGCTGGCTGCCGCACGTGCGCCTGGCCGGGGTGAACGTCAACGACGACCGGGAGTTCGGCCTGGCGCTGCTGCGGCACCTGGCCGAGGAGTCGCGGGCCCGGGCGCGGGCCGCGAAGCGGTACGAGGCGGGCAAGCTCGCGGAGCTGCGCGCGGAGGACCCGGACGGCCACTGGCCCCGGATCGTGGCGGTGATCGACGAGTTCCAGGTGCTGCTCGGCGCGCGGGACGCGGTGACCACGGAGGCCGCGGCGCTGCTGGAGGACCTGGCCCGGCGCGGCCGATCGCAGGGCATCCACCTGGTCCTTGCCAGCCAGGACGTCTCCGGCATCGAGGCGCTGTGGGGGCGGCCCGGCCTGGTCGCGCAGTTCACGCTGCGGATCGCGCTGCCCAAGGCGCGGCGCGTGCTGGCCGAGACGAACCTCGCCGCGGACGTGATCCCGCGCCACCACGCGGTGATCAACGCGGATTCGGGCACGCCGTCGGCGAACCGGATCGCGCGGCTGCCGGACGCCGGCGACCGCCGCGCGTGGCAGGCGTTGCAGGAACGGCTCTGGCACGCGCGGGCGGCGGGGTCACCGCCGCCGCGCCTCTTCGACGGCGACGCGGTACCCACGTTCCCGGACGCGCCGCCGGAGCACGGCGCGGTGCTGGGCGAGCTGATCGACGTGCGAGCCCGGCCGGCGCTGATGCGGATGGACCGCGCGCCCGGCCGCAACCTCGCGGTGCTGGGCACGCGTGGCGAGGAGGCGGCCGCGGTGCTGACCTCGGCCGCGCGGTCGCTGGCCGCGTCGTGGCCGGGCGCGCGGTTCAGCGTGGCCTGCCCCGATGCGTCGCTGGCGCCGCTGATCGCGCCGCTGCGGGCCGCGCTGCCGGCCGCGGCGTTCCACGTCGGAGCCGCCGTGCCGGACCTGCTCGCGGCCGTGGCCGAGGATCTCTCCGGGCCGCACGTCCTGTTCGGTCTCGCGCTCGACGCGGTCGTTCCGTCGGCCGGTACGCACCCCCGCCGCGGCCCGATCCCGCCGCTCTCCGCGATGCCCGCGCCCGGCGGCGGCGACCCGCTGCGCACGATCCTGGAGCGGGGCCCGGAGCGGCAGGTGCACGTGCTGGGCTGGTGGCGCTCGGTGGCCCGGCTGCGGGACGCGCTCGGCGGGCTCGCGGCCCGGTTCGACGCGATCGGCGCCTGGGTGGCGCTGGACGTGCACGGCGCGGACCTGGCGCCGCTGACCCCGTCCCCGGGCGGACCGGCCTGGTTCCCCCGCCCCGGGCGCGCGCTCTGCTTCGACCGCGCCACGGACCGCCTGCCCCGCGTGATCGTCCCGTACGCGGTGGGAGCCGGCTCGTGA
- a CDS encoding DUF4126 domain-containing protein, which produces MLEVLTGIGLAASAGLNAYVPMLAMGLLARYTEVIALPSGWQWLSNGWVIAILSVLLAIEVVADKVPVVDHVNDLVQTVVRPTAGGLVFGAGAGSETVTVTDPANFFESNQWVPIVAGVVIALGVHTLKATARPVINTATAGFGAPVASTAEDAASVVMSVVAILLPVFVLVFAVALIGLAVWVFRRRTARRAERQAARAAGFNV; this is translated from the coding sequence GTGCTGGAAGTTCTGACTGGTATCGGTCTGGCCGCATCTGCCGGGCTCAACGCGTACGTCCCGATGCTGGCGATGGGGCTGCTGGCGCGGTACACCGAGGTGATCGCGCTGCCGAGCGGCTGGCAGTGGCTCTCGAACGGGTGGGTGATCGCCATCCTGTCCGTGCTGCTGGCGATCGAGGTGGTCGCGGACAAGGTGCCGGTGGTCGATCACGTCAACGACCTGGTGCAGACCGTGGTACGGCCGACCGCGGGCGGGCTGGTGTTCGGCGCGGGTGCGGGGTCCGAGACCGTGACCGTGACCGATCCGGCGAACTTCTTCGAGTCGAACCAGTGGGTGCCGATCGTGGCCGGCGTGGTCATCGCGCTCGGCGTGCACACGCTGAAGGCGACCGCGCGCCCGGTGATCAACACGGCGACCGCGGGCTTCGGCGCGCCGGTGGCGAGCACGGCGGAGGACGCCGCCAGCGTGGTCATGTCCGTGGTGGCCATTCTGCTGCCGGTGTTCGTGCTGGTCTTCGCGGTGGCGCTGATCGGGCTGGCGGTCTGGGTGTTCCGCCGCCGGACCGCCCGGCGGGCGGAGCGGCAGGCCGCGCGGGCGGCCGGATTCAACGTGTGA
- the nucS gene encoding endonuclease NucS translates to MRLVIARCSVDYVGRLSAHLPPATRLLMVKADGSVSIHADDRAYKPLNWMSPPCKLQEADGVWRVVNKAGEELRITLEEIFQDTSYDLGVDPGLVKDGVEAHLQELLAANPTTFGDGFTLVRREFMTAIGPVDLLCKDASGRSVAVEVKRRGEIDGVEQLTRYLELMNRDPLLAPVSGIFAAQEIKPQARVLAEDRGIRCVVVDYDKLRGIERDELTLF, encoded by the coding sequence GTGCGTTTGGTGATTGCGCGATGCTCGGTGGACTACGTCGGACGACTCTCGGCCCACCTGCCGCCGGCGACCCGGCTGCTCATGGTCAAAGCGGACGGATCAGTCTCGATCCACGCCGACGACCGCGCCTACAAGCCGCTCAACTGGATGAGCCCCCCGTGCAAACTCCAGGAGGCGGACGGCGTCTGGCGCGTGGTCAACAAGGCCGGCGAGGAGCTCCGCATCACACTGGAGGAGATCTTCCAGGACACGTCGTACGACCTGGGAGTGGACCCGGGCCTGGTGAAAGACGGTGTGGAGGCCCACCTCCAGGAGCTGCTGGCCGCCAACCCCACCACCTTCGGCGACGGCTTCACCCTGGTCCGCCGCGAGTTCATGACCGCCATCGGCCCGGTCGACCTGCTCTGCAAGGACGCCTCCGGCCGCTCGGTCGCGGTCGAGGTGAAGCGGCGCGGCGAGATCGACGGTGTGGAGCAGCTGACGCGCTACCTCGAACTCATGAACCGCGATCCGCTGCTGGCCCCGGTGAGCGGCATATTCGCGGCGCAGGAGATCAAGCCGCAGGCGCGGGTGCTGGCCGAGGACCGCGGAATCCGTTGCGTGGTGGTCGACTACGACAAACTCCGCGGCATCGAGCGCGACGAACTCACACTGTTCTGA
- a CDS encoding aldehyde dehydrogenase family protein produces the protein MTPGITVVDDGTLTSTNPATGETVGTFPVATPDDVAAAVARAREAGHWWAGLGFDGRRDRLRRWRALLAQRLEELTALVHRETGKPMFDATIEAASALEHIDWAAGNARRVLGPRRVRSRVLVAEHSAHLEYRPYGVVGVIGPWNYPVLTPLGSIAYALAAGNAVVFKPSEYTPAVGAWLADTFAEVAPEHPVFQVIHGLGDTGAALCRAGVGKLGFTGSTATARKVMAACAETLTPVLIEAGGKDAMIVDEDADLDAAADAALWGGMSNAGQTCIGIERVYAVSKVHDEFVARLAERARRLTVGADGTHLGPITMPAQLDVIRHHIDDALARGAHAVVGGPDAVQPPYVHPTVLIDVPDDAAAIREETFGPTLTVTRVADADEALTRANALPYGLGGAVFARRRAIALARGMRSGMTSINSVFTFAGMSTLPFGGVGDSGFGRIHGEDGLREFAVAKAITYRRMPSPLPVLSFFRKPAHERLLIRAVKALYGRGKP, from the coding sequence ATGACGCCCGGGATCACCGTCGTCGACGACGGGACGTTGACGTCCACCAATCCCGCCACCGGCGAGACGGTCGGCACCTTCCCGGTGGCGACGCCCGACGACGTGGCCGCCGCGGTCGCCCGCGCCCGCGAGGCCGGGCACTGGTGGGCCGGCCTCGGCTTCGACGGCCGGCGCGACCGGCTGCGGCGCTGGCGCGCGCTGCTGGCGCAGCGGCTGGAGGAGCTGACCGCGCTGGTCCACCGCGAGACCGGCAAGCCGATGTTCGACGCCACGATCGAGGCGGCCAGCGCGCTGGAGCACATCGACTGGGCGGCCGGCAACGCGCGGCGCGTGCTCGGCCCGCGCCGCGTCCGCAGCCGCGTGCTGGTCGCCGAGCACTCCGCACACCTGGAGTACCGGCCGTACGGTGTGGTGGGCGTGATCGGCCCGTGGAACTATCCCGTGCTCACGCCGCTCGGCTCCATCGCGTACGCGCTCGCCGCCGGCAACGCCGTGGTCTTCAAGCCCAGCGAGTACACGCCCGCGGTCGGCGCCTGGCTGGCCGACACGTTCGCCGAGGTGGCCCCGGAGCACCCGGTCTTCCAGGTGATCCACGGCCTGGGCGACACCGGCGCCGCGCTCTGCCGCGCCGGCGTCGGCAAGCTCGGCTTCACCGGCTCCACCGCCACCGCCCGCAAGGTCATGGCCGCCTGCGCGGAGACGCTCACGCCCGTGCTGATCGAGGCCGGCGGCAAGGACGCCATGATCGTCGACGAGGACGCCGACCTGGACGCCGCCGCCGACGCCGCGCTCTGGGGCGGCATGTCCAACGCCGGCCAGACCTGCATCGGCATCGAACGCGTCTACGCCGTCTCGAAGGTCCACGACGAGTTCGTCGCCCGGCTCGCCGAGCGCGCCCGCCGCCTCACGGTCGGCGCCGACGGCACCCACCTGGGCCCGATCACCATGCCCGCCCAGCTCGACGTCATCCGCCACCACATCGACGACGCCCTGGCCCGCGGCGCTCACGCCGTGGTCGGCGGCCCCGACGCCGTGCAGCCGCCGTACGTGCACCCCACCGTCCTGATCGACGTCCCCGACGACGCCGCCGCGATCCGCGAGGAGACCTTCGGTCCCACGCTCACGGTCACCCGCGTCGCCGACGCCGACGAGGCCCTGACCCGCGCCAACGCGCTCCCGTACGGCCTCGGCGGCGCCGTCTTCGCCCGCCGCCGCGCCATCGCCCTGGCCCGCGGCATGCGCTCCGGCATGACCTCGATCAACTCGGTCTTCACGTTCGCCGGAATGTCCACGCTCCCGTTCGGCGGCGTCGGCGATTCCGGTTTCGGCCGCATCCACGGCGAGGACGGACTGCGCGAATTCGCGGTCGCCAAGGCCATCACCTACCGGCGAATGCCGTCCCCGCTGCCGGTCCTCTCCTTCTTCCGCAAACCGGCACACGAGCGTCTGCTGATCCGCGCGGTCAAGGCCCTCTACGGCCGCGGCAAGCCCTGA
- a CDS encoding SDR family NAD(P)-dependent oxidoreductase, producing the protein MRTVFITGVSRGLGAALFEQVIAAGNRVVGIGRSFTGAQDDLALQEPARVALWGANLSDPSTLPSPEALRELFAPDGEVVLIHNAGTVTPIGPVGALPPDELAASITVNLTAPMLLTNAFLAAAAGRTARVLFISSGAAGRAIEHWSAYSAAKRGGEWFMEVLAAEAAHREPPLVVASVNPGVMDTGMQAALRAEDFPAKDRYVGLHERGELPDPASVAERIIREYLTSE; encoded by the coding sequence ATGCGGACCGTATTCATCACGGGTGTCTCGCGCGGCCTGGGTGCCGCGCTGTTCGAGCAGGTCATCGCGGCCGGAAACCGGGTCGTCGGGATCGGCCGGAGCTTCACCGGCGCGCAGGACGATCTTGCCTTGCAGGAGCCGGCGCGCGTCGCGCTATGGGGCGCAAATCTGAGCGATCCCTCAACGTTGCCGTCCCCGGAGGCGCTGCGCGAGCTGTTCGCGCCGGACGGCGAGGTGGTGCTGATCCACAACGCCGGCACGGTCACGCCGATCGGGCCGGTGGGCGCGCTGCCGCCGGACGAGCTGGCCGCCTCGATCACGGTGAACCTGACCGCGCCGATGCTGCTCACCAACGCGTTCCTGGCCGCGGCGGCCGGCCGTACCGCTCGGGTCCTGTTCATCTCGTCCGGCGCGGCCGGGCGGGCGATCGAGCACTGGTCCGCCTACTCCGCGGCCAAGCGCGGCGGCGAGTGGTTCATGGAGGTGCTCGCGGCCGAGGCCGCGCACCGGGAGCCGCCGCTGGTCGTCGCGTCCGTCAACCCCGGCGTGATGGACACCGGCATGCAGGCGGCGCTGCGCGCCGAGGACTTCCCGGCGAAGGACCGGTACGTCGGGCTGCACGAACGGGGCGAACTACCGGATCCCGCCTCAGTCGCTGAACGGATCATCCGCGAATACCTTACTTCCGAGTAG
- a CDS encoding glycosyltransferase family 4 protein encodes MSRIGFACLWAPNPIATWSHIPWHLRAAMRAHAEVPDVGVRIPHRAQTALKLMHVRWRNSRPVTTWKQSRLTDAFVRRAIQHGAEAAGVDAVVMIQDLAIVDRPYFTFQDMSFDGLLHIQETSGIPLFQHLTAGELHRRRERQLEVYDRAAGVIAMSHWLARNLIEVTGVPADKVHVVHPGVSAGASVEGPLPERPGPRRRLLFVGREFERKGGDLVVAALAILRREFDPAITLTVAGPREWPMEGEIPDGVTFLGERSLAEVAGLYDTHDLFVLPSRLEAFGIVFAEAAARGLPAIGRDAFAMPEIVRPGVTGALATGDDPSDLAKLIAETLADDNLYAECAARAGDVSSRFSWDRAGRDVVNAVNATLARS; translated from the coding sequence GTGAGCCGCATCGGCTTCGCCTGTCTGTGGGCCCCGAACCCGATCGCCACCTGGTCCCACATCCCGTGGCACCTGCGCGCGGCGATGCGCGCCCACGCGGAGGTGCCGGACGTCGGCGTGCGCATCCCGCACCGGGCGCAGACCGCGCTGAAGCTGATGCACGTGCGCTGGCGCAACAGCCGCCCGGTCACCACCTGGAAGCAGTCGCGGCTGACCGACGCGTTCGTGCGGCGGGCGATCCAGCACGGCGCGGAGGCCGCCGGCGTGGACGCGGTCGTCATGATCCAGGACCTGGCCATCGTCGACCGGCCGTACTTCACGTTCCAGGACATGAGCTTCGACGGGCTGCTGCACATCCAGGAGACGTCCGGCATCCCGTTGTTCCAGCACCTGACCGCGGGGGAGTTGCACCGGCGGCGGGAACGGCAGCTGGAGGTGTACGACCGGGCCGCCGGCGTGATCGCGATGAGCCACTGGCTGGCCCGGAACCTGATCGAGGTCACCGGCGTACCCGCGGACAAGGTGCACGTGGTGCACCCGGGCGTCTCGGCCGGCGCGTCCGTGGAGGGCCCGCTGCCGGAGCGGCCCGGCCCGCGCCGCCGCCTGCTGTTCGTCGGCCGCGAGTTCGAGCGCAAGGGCGGTGACCTGGTGGTGGCCGCGCTGGCGATCCTGCGCCGCGAGTTCGACCCGGCGATCACGCTCACCGTGGCGGGCCCGCGCGAGTGGCCGATGGAGGGCGAGATCCCGGACGGCGTGACGTTCCTGGGTGAGCGCTCGCTGGCCGAGGTCGCCGGGCTCTACGACACGCACGACCTGTTCGTGCTGCCGAGCCGGCTGGAGGCGTTCGGCATCGTGTTCGCCGAGGCGGCCGCGCGCGGGCTGCCCGCGATCGGCCGGGACGCGTTCGCCATGCCGGAGATCGTCCGGCCCGGCGTGACCGGCGCGCTGGCCACCGGCGACGACCCGTCCGACCTGGCCAAGCTGATCGCGGAGACGCTGGCGGACGACAACCTCTACGCGGAGTGCGCGGCCCGTGCCGGCGACGTCTCGTCCCGGTTCTCCTGGGACCGCGCGGGCCGTGACGTAGTCAACGCGGTTAATGCCACGCTCGCCCGGTCCTGA